One Oryza brachyantha chromosome 3, ObraRS2, whole genome shotgun sequence DNA segment encodes these proteins:
- the LOC102721438 gene encoding F-box/LRR-repeat protein At3g48880-like, producing MAETPRASSPRPWADLDTDCLVHVFRRLDLDDLASAAPLVCRGWRRAASDPSLWRALDLRRDHLARFMPWGALASAFAAGYGVRRFGLAGFLRLCVARAAGTVADLALPPLLSSGGCPSELDHVAAACPGLRRLALPKLPDEARLPELVPRWRRLRHLELDSKPSSFPAVAAQLALHCPDLAGLRIASGSIKPEDAAAMAASLPRLRSLCLDRCYLPRQELLAILAGCAELREFTARGCVGFDEKDEEVLRRGAGMERFDVGGSRLLDEHPDVEPTNDDDFYCYSDDSYVDVI from the coding sequence ATGGCGGAGACGCCGAGggcgagctcgccgcggcCGTGGGCGGACCTGGACACGGACTGCCTCGTGCACGTCTTCCGGCGCCTGGACCTGGACGAcctggcgtcggcggcgccgctcgTGTGCCGCGGGTGGCGCCGGGCGGCCTCCGACCCGTCGCTGTGGCGGGCGCTCGACCTGCGCCGCGACCACCTCGCGCGCTTCATGCCGTGGGGCGCGCTCGCGTCGGCCTTCGCGGCGGGCTACGGCGTCCGGCGGTTCGGCCTCGCGGGCTTCCTCAGGCTCTGCGTCGCGCGGGCGGCCGGGACCGTCGCCGACCTCGCGCTCCCGCCGCTGCTCTCCTCCGGCGGCTGCCCCTCCGAGCTCGACCACGTCGCCGCGGCGTGCCCGGGCCTGCGCCGCCTCGCGCTCCCCAAGCTCCCCGACGAGGCGCGCCTCCCGGAGCTCGTcccgcggtggcgccgcctccggcaCCTGGAGCTCGACTCCAAGCCGTCCTCCttcccggccgtcgccgcgcagCTCGCGCTGCACTGCCCCGACCTCGCGGGCCTCAGGATCGCGTCGGGCTCCATCAAGCCCGAGGAcgccgcggccatggcggcgtcgCTGCCGAGGCTCCGGTCGCTCTGCCTGGACCGGTGCTACCTCCCCAGGCAGGAGCTGCTCGCCATCCTCGCCGGCTGCGCGGAGCTGCGCGAGTTCACGGCGAGGGGCTGCGTGGGGTTCGACGAGAAGGACGAGGAGGTGCTCCGGCGAGGCGCCGGGATGGAGCGGTTCGACGTCGGAGGGTCGAGGCTGCTGGACGAGCACCCTGACGTCGAGCCCACCAACGATGATGACTTCTACTGCTACTCCGACGACTCCTACGTCGACGtcatctga
- the LOC121053990 gene encoding uncharacterized protein LOC121053990 yields MGILASAVATTTVIGLLLLLGCPPPYAAARPLPRGAGATRSAEEAALLLAPPPASDGGGLQWRAAADAAARAGKWLPFAGAAARARYPALWGFPPAAGRPLPWAAAARTPPELVFRTGGQLMEEPPHEEDAATRQEQVAMWASLLNPAQVRPTAPAWAMVGNGEAPPADAEPTTAEGMDAADEPPATGGTIFGQPKWPGSP; encoded by the coding sequence ATGGGcatcctcgcctccgccgtcgcgacgaccacggtgatcggcctcctcctcctcctcggctgcCCGCCGCCgtacgccgccgcgcggccgctGCCGAGGGGCGCCGGCGCGACGCGCtccgcggaggaggcggcgctcttgctggcgccgccgccggcgtctgacggcggcgggctgcagtggcgcgccgccgccgacgcggcggccagGGCGGGGAAGTGGCTCccgttcgccggcgccgccgcgcgcgcgcgctacCCGGCGCTGTGGGGTTttcctccggcggcggggaggccgctgccgtgggcggcggcggctcgcacGCCGCCGGAGCTGGTATTCAGGACGGGCGGCCAGCTGATGGAGGAGCCGCCGCACGAGGAGGACGCGGCGACACGGCAGGAGCAGGTCGCCATGTGGGCGTCGCTGCTCAACCCCGCGCAGGTCaggccgacggcgccggcctGGGCGATGGTGGGCAATGGcgaggcgccgccggccgacgccgaGCCGACGACGGCCGAAGGGAtggacgccgccgacgagccgcCTGCCACCGGCGGCACGATCTTCGGCCAGCCAAAGTGGCCGGGGTCACCGTGA